One genomic segment of Acomys russatus chromosome 6, mAcoRus1.1, whole genome shotgun sequence includes these proteins:
- the Cd34 gene encoding hematopoietic progenitor cell antigen CD34, giving the protein MQIHRGSHAGLLLPWGWVALCLMSLLHLNNLTSVATETSTLGIPPSVTTNESSEENTTRNMPESTSACFVPQDRNETTPANTESTVNITATSGIPSDSGTTHPVVQSQTSPTVTVPTTSDNVSTSAMTWKPSVPSTNVSDYPPSNTSSEMTSSTEPYAYTSSSVPVAIKGDIKCSGIREVRLAHGICLELSEASSCEEFKKDRGDGLIQILCGKEDKADADAGVCSLLLAQSEVRPECLLMVLANSTELSSKLQLMEKHQSDLRKLGIQSINKQDIGSHQSYSRKTLIALVTSGVLLAILGTTGYFLMNRRSWSPTGERLGEDPYYTENGGGQGYSSGPGASPETQGKTNVTRGAQENGTGQATSRNGHSARQHVVADTEL; this is encoded by the exons ATCTAAACAACTTGACCTCTGTTGCCACAGAGACTTCTACCCTAGGAATCCCTCCATCAGTTACTACAAATGAGTCCAGTGAGGAAAATACTACACGTAACATGCCTGAAAGTACCAGCGCCTGCTTTGTCCCTCAGGACAGAAATGAGACCACACCAGCCAACACAG AGAGTACGGTCAACATTACAGCTACCTCCGGGATCCCATCAGACTCTGGAACTACACACCCTGTAGTGCAATCACAGACGTCCCCAACTGTCACAGTGCCCACCACTTCAGACAATGTTTCCACTTCAGCGATGACTTGGAAGCCCAGTGTGCCATCTACAAATGTTTCTGATTACCCACCTAGTAATACCAGCTCTGAGATGACATCATCCACTGAACCATATGCATACACGTCATCTTCTGTCCCAGTTGCCATCAAG gGAGATATCAAGTGTTCAGGAATCCGAGAAGTGAGGTTGGCTCACGGCATCTGCCTGGAGCTAAGTGAAGCATCTAGCTGT gAGGAGTTTAAGAAGGACAGGGGAGATGGTCTAATCCAAATCCTCTGTGGAAAGGAGGATaaggctgatgctgatgctggtgtCTGCTCCTTGCTTCTGGCCCAGTCTGAGGTTAGGCCTGAGTGTTTGCTGATGGTCTTGGCCAATAGCACAG AACTTTCCAGCAAACTCCAGCTTATGGAAAAGCACCAATCTGACTTGAGAAAG CTGGGGATCCAAAGCATCAATAAACAAGATATTGGGAGCCACCAGAGCTATTCCCGAAAGACTTTGATTGCGTTGGTCACCTCAGGAGTCCTGTTGGCCATCCTGGGCACCACTGGCTATTTCCTGATGAACCGTCGCAGTTGGAGCCCCACAGGAGAAAGGCTG GGTGAAGACCCTTATTACACGGAGAATGGTGGAGGCCAGGGCTATAGCTCAGGACCTGGGGCCTCCCCTGAGACTCAGGGAAAGACCAATGTGACCCGAGGGGCTCAGGAGAACGGGACCGGCCAGGCCACTTCCAGAAATGGCCATTCAGCAAGACAACATGTGGTGGCTGACACAGAACTGTGA